The Candidatus Kryptonium sp. genome contains a region encoding:
- a CDS encoding class I SAM-dependent methyltransferase, producing the protein MAENGKFETYGKVQSITEFYDELSEDYGDMIEFSEKIESEIEIFSAIVEEYKIKKCLDAGCGIGLHSIILSKLGVDVVGIDVSMSMIEKAKSFSQMFGVPSKFEVLDFSTIKDKYRENFDLVLCLGNTLPHLLNERDLLVALRNFHNALKDNGILILQILNYDRIMETEERIINIRETPKKIFVRFYDFEPTIIGSPSLKVFEIRKDFLKFNVLIIDKTNNYSYKLLTTRIRPIKSEDLCKKLNMVGFKEVKVFGNLLKEEFNPKESRNVVAIARKV; encoded by the coding sequence TTGGCAGAAAATGGGAAATTTGAGACATACGGGAAGGTTCAATCAATTACTGAATTTTACGATGAGCTTTCGGAAGATTATGGAGATATGATTGAATTTTCGGAAAAGATAGAAAGTGAGATTGAAATTTTTTCAGCGATCGTTGAAGAATATAAAATTAAAAAATGTCTTGATGCGGGGTGTGGAATAGGACTTCATTCAATAATTCTTTCAAAACTTGGGGTTGATGTCGTTGGGATAGATGTTTCAATGTCAATGATTGAAAAGGCCAAGTCTTTTAGTCAAATGTTTGGCGTGCCATCAAAGTTTGAGGTTCTTGACTTTTCTACGATAAAAGATAAATACAGAGAGAATTTTGATCTTGTTTTGTGTCTCGGTAACACTTTACCACATCTTCTAAATGAGAGGGATTTGCTTGTTGCCTTGCGCAATTTTCACAATGCTTTAAAAGATAATGGGATTTTAATACTTCAAATCTTGAACTATGATAGGATCATGGAAACTGAGGAAAGGATAATAAATATCCGTGAGACGCCGAAAAAAATTTTCGTGAGGTTCTACGATTTTGAGCCAACAATAATTGGTTCCCCGAGTTTGAAAGTTTTTGAGATAAGAAAAGATTTCTTGAAGTTCAATGTCTTGATAATTGATAAGACCAATAACTATTCGTATAAGCTCTTGACCACGAGAATAAGGCCAATTAAGAGTGAAGATCTTTGTAAGAAACTTAACATGGTTGGATTTAAGGAGGTTAAAGTTTTTGGGAATCTTTTGAAGGAGGAGTTTAATCCGAAGGAATCAAGAAATGTTGTTGCTATTGCGAGAAAGGTTTAA
- a CDS encoding sigma-54 dependent transcriptional regulator, with product MTQKFSILIVDDEFVVRDSLSKWFMQDGYKVGTAENAAQALKMMNEGPWDIIFIDIKMPGMNGLELQKRIKEIDPNAIIIIITAFASVDTAVQALKEGAYDYITKPIDPDYLSHLVKNVLKHKKLTDEHIKLREHISELIMGEELIGESPQIKKVIELAKTVAPTNTTVMIRGESGTGKELVARLIHAHSPRRYFPFVSVNCGAVPDTLLESELFGHEKGAFTDALYRRKGKFEIADGGTIFLDEIGTISLKMQIQLLRVLETKQFTRIGGNETITSDFRVICATNCNLEQAVKEGKFREDLYYRLNVFTIFIPPLRERRSDIPLIANYYLKKYATMMHKPITEISPEAMDMLIRYDWPGNVRELKNAIERAMVLAKPPAILPQDLPIHPIEEEQPENETLEAVEKAHILKILNKTNWNITQAAKILGIDRVTLYNKIEKYNLRRDRNT from the coding sequence ATGACACAGAAATTCAGTATTTTAATCGTTGACGATGAATTCGTAGTTAGGGATTCCCTCTCCAAATGGTTTATGCAAGATGGCTATAAAGTCGGAACAGCGGAAAACGCAGCTCAAGCATTAAAAATGATGAACGAAGGACCTTGGGATATAATTTTTATTGACATTAAAATGCCTGGAATGAACGGCCTTGAACTTCAAAAGAGAATAAAAGAAATTGACCCAAACGCAATAATCATTATAATTACAGCCTTTGCTTCAGTTGACACCGCTGTTCAAGCACTTAAAGAAGGTGCTTATGACTACATTACAAAGCCGATTGACCCAGACTATCTTTCGCATCTTGTCAAGAATGTGCTCAAACATAAAAAACTAACAGATGAGCATATAAAACTGCGCGAGCATATTTCAGAACTTATCATGGGGGAAGAACTTATCGGAGAAAGCCCCCAAATTAAAAAAGTAATTGAACTTGCGAAAACTGTCGCTCCAACAAATACAACTGTAATGATAAGAGGAGAAAGCGGAACAGGAAAAGAACTTGTTGCACGATTAATTCACGCACACAGCCCAAGAAGATATTTCCCATTCGTTTCAGTAAATTGCGGAGCCGTCCCCGATACATTACTTGAAAGCGAACTTTTCGGACATGAAAAAGGCGCCTTCACAGATGCACTCTACAGAAGAAAAGGAAAGTTTGAAATAGCAGACGGCGGAACAATTTTCTTAGATGAGATTGGAACAATAAGCTTAAAAATGCAAATTCAACTCTTGCGAGTCCTTGAAACGAAACAATTCACAAGAATTGGAGGTAATGAAACGATAACGAGTGATTTCAGAGTTATCTGCGCAACAAACTGTAACCTTGAGCAAGCCGTGAAAGAGGGGAAATTTAGAGAAGACCTATATTACCGACTTAATGTATTTACAATTTTCATCCCTCCATTGAGAGAAAGAAGATCCGATATACCATTGATAGCAAATTACTACCTAAAAAAATATGCAACAATGATGCATAAACCGATAACAGAAATTTCGCCAGAAGCAATGGATATGCTGATAAGATACGACTGGCCAGGAAATGTAAGAGAACTCAAAAATGCAATTGAAAGAGCAATGGTTCTTGCAAAACCGCCTGCAATTCTTCCTCAGGATCTGCCCATTCATCCAATTGAAGAAGAACAACCTGAAAATGAAACGCTTGAAGCAGTTGAAAAAGCACACATACTTAAAATTTTAAACAAAACAAATTGGAACATAACACAAGCTGCAAAAATACTTGGCATAGACAGAGTCACGCTTTATAATAAAATTGAAAAATACAATCTGAGAAGAGACAGAAACACTTGA
- a CDS encoding archaemetzincin family Zn-dependent metalloprotease yields MTSPKLNKILIVPIYPVDFSLVLTLVPSIREIFKCDVILDNTNHLNLSSAYDSSRYQFNSTKIISILSEKFNNFNGKVLGVISVDLFIPVLTYVFGEAQLGGKISVVSTFRLNEIAYGFQENRKLTEERLLKEAVHELGHNFGLLHCENYLCVMHPSTSVEEVDIKSPYFCNDCYEKLFWQISSKFNDYHDGK; encoded by the coding sequence ATGACTTCCCCGAAATTAAACAAAATCCTTATCGTTCCGATATATCCAGTTGATTTTTCACTCGTGCTTACCCTTGTCCCATCAATCAGAGAAATTTTCAAATGCGATGTTATTCTTGACAATACAAATCATTTGAACCTTTCTTCCGCCTATGACAGCTCTCGTTACCAATTCAATTCAACAAAGATAATTTCAATCCTGTCTGAAAAATTTAACAACTTCAATGGAAAAGTTTTAGGGGTCATCTCAGTTGACTTATTCATTCCTGTCTTAACTTATGTATTTGGTGAAGCACAACTTGGAGGGAAAATTTCTGTAGTTTCAACCTTTAGATTAAATGAAATTGCATATGGCTTCCAAGAGAACAGGAAACTGACAGAAGAACGACTTTTAAAAGAAGCGGTTCACGAACTTGGACATAACTTTGGACTTTTACATTGCGAAAACTATCTATGTGTCATGCACCCATCAACTTCCGTTGAAGAAGTTGATATAAAATCACCTTACTTTTGCAATGATTGCTACGAAAAATTATTTTGGCAAATTTCATCCAAATTCAATGATTATCACGATGGCAAATAA
- a CDS encoding zinc-dependent dehydrogenase: MKVAKLYDFGDIRIEDVPIPEIGEDEMLIKVKACGICSGDVMKWYIKRKAPLVIGHEFSGVVVEVGKRVLNFKPGDRVFVHHHAPCMNCRYCKKGNYVMCDVWRNSKIIPGGVSEFVKVPAVNLRNDTLKLPDDVSFEDGALVEPVACSVKAFKRSGLKSGDYVAVLGLGFMGQVNVKLAKFYGAEIVIGIDKVKYRLEKAIENGADYVFDFTFENVKEKVFEITNGYGTDVVIVGPGTVEAIYSGLELVARGGKLVLFTPTPEDAKIEIKPHDIYFNEITIIPSYSAGPDDTSEALNLISKGVIKAENFVTHRFSIEKTLDAFLLTASAGESLKCMIVFD, from the coding sequence ATGAAAGTTGCAAAGTTGTATGATTTTGGTGATATAAGGATAGAAGATGTTCCTATACCTGAAATCGGGGAAGATGAGATGCTAATTAAAGTAAAGGCGTGTGGAATTTGCTCTGGTGATGTGATGAAATGGTATATAAAAAGAAAAGCACCGCTTGTTATTGGGCATGAGTTTTCAGGTGTCGTTGTTGAAGTTGGAAAGAGAGTTTTAAATTTTAAGCCTGGTGATAGGGTCTTCGTTCATCATCATGCGCCATGTATGAACTGCAGATATTGTAAAAAGGGAAATTATGTAATGTGTGATGTGTGGAGAAACTCTAAAATAATTCCAGGTGGAGTATCTGAGTTTGTTAAAGTTCCTGCTGTTAATTTAAGAAATGATACTTTGAAATTACCTGATGATGTTTCATTTGAAGATGGTGCGCTTGTTGAGCCAGTGGCATGTTCTGTTAAGGCGTTTAAAAGGTCTGGGTTAAAAAGCGGAGATTATGTCGCAGTTCTTGGGCTTGGATTTATGGGGCAGGTAAATGTTAAACTTGCAAAATTTTACGGTGCTGAAATTGTAATAGGGATAGATAAAGTAAAATATCGGCTTGAGAAAGCAATTGAGAACGGTGCGGATTATGTATTTGACTTTACTTTTGAAAATGTGAAGGAAAAAGTTTTTGAGATCACAAATGGCTACGGAACGGATGTCGTTATAGTTGGTCCAGGAACAGTTGAAGCGATTTATTCAGGACTTGAGCTTGTCGCAAGGGGTGGGAAACTTGTTTTATTCACGCCAACGCCTGAGGATGCAAAAATTGAAATAAAACCACATGATATTTATTTTAATGAAATTACAATAATTCCAAGTTATTCTGCTGGTCCAGATGATACGAGCGAGGCGCTGAATTTAATAAGCAAAGGAGTTATAAAAGCTGAAAACTTTGTAACTCATAGATTTAGCATAGAGAAAACATTAGATGCCTTCTTGCTAACTGCAAGTGCAGGTGAATCTTTAAAGTGTATGATAGTTTTTGATTAA
- the hybB gene encoding Ni/Fe-hydrogenase cytochrome b subunit, translated as MKIKIPKLTFWSSVFWIIVALGIYSTILRFTKGLGAVTNLSDEFPWGLWIGFDVLCGVGLAAGGFVIAAAVYIFNLEEYKSILPSAILTAFLGYLLVIIALLFDLGKPWNIWHPIIMWNPESVMFEVAWCVMLYTTVLALEFSPFIFQKFKLEKPQKIIKSLTIPLVVAGVILSTLHQSSLGSLYLIVPEKLYPIWYSSNLPYLFFLSAVAVGPAMVTIESYLSSRAFKREIEIHILSKLAKVTAVALMVYLVLKIQDIIKYNLFSYIFTLNYEAIMFWIEFAFGVILPIILLANSRIRSSKKGLFIAQLITVLGFILNRLNVSITALENYTQANYFPKWTEITVTLFMVALGFALFRFIAKHLPIFPPEVSEKRKLLTEGFEVISIKEVFKEQT; from the coding sequence ATGAAAATAAAAATCCCTAAACTTACATTCTGGAGCTCGGTTTTCTGGATAATAGTCGCTCTTGGTATTTATTCAACTATACTTCGCTTTACGAAAGGACTTGGCGCTGTTACAAATTTAAGCGACGAGTTCCCCTGGGGTTTATGGATTGGATTTGATGTCCTTTGTGGCGTTGGACTTGCAGCAGGTGGATTTGTCATAGCTGCTGCAGTTTATATTTTCAACCTTGAAGAATATAAATCAATTCTTCCATCCGCAATTTTAACCGCATTTCTCGGATATCTTCTCGTTATCATTGCTCTTCTCTTTGATCTTGGAAAACCATGGAACATATGGCATCCCATAATAATGTGGAACCCAGAATCAGTTATGTTTGAGGTAGCATGGTGTGTTATGCTTTATACAACCGTCCTTGCACTTGAATTTAGTCCGTTCATTTTTCAGAAATTCAAACTTGAAAAACCACAAAAGATAATAAAAAGTTTAACTATCCCCCTAGTCGTTGCAGGTGTTATATTATCAACACTTCACCAATCCTCATTGGGCTCATTATATTTAATCGTTCCAGAAAAACTTTACCCGATCTGGTACTCAAGCAACTTGCCATATCTCTTCTTCCTTTCAGCGGTTGCTGTTGGTCCTGCAATGGTCACAATTGAATCATATTTAAGTTCCAGAGCTTTTAAAAGAGAAATAGAAATTCACATACTCTCAAAGCTAGCAAAAGTCACCGCTGTTGCATTGATGGTTTATCTTGTCTTAAAAATCCAAGACATAATAAAGTATAATCTCTTTAGTTATATCTTCACGCTGAACTATGAAGCGATAATGTTTTGGATTGAGTTTGCGTTTGGAGTAATCTTGCCAATAATACTTCTTGCAAATTCACGGATAAGAAGCAGTAAAAAAGGATTATTTATTGCGCAGCTTATTACAGTCCTCGGCTTTATTCTCAATAGATTAAATGTTAGCATTACGGCGCTTGAAAATTACACGCAAGCTAATTATTTCCCGAAGTGGACTGAAATAACTGTGACTCTTTTCATGGTCGCACTTGGATTTGCTTTGTTTAGATTTATAGCGAAACATTTGCCTATATTTCCACCTGAAGTTAGTGAGAAGAGAAAATTATTAACCGAAGGTTTTGAGGTTATTTCAATAAAAGAAGTCTTTAAAGAGCAAACCTAA
- a CDS encoding DUF2703 domain-containing protein — translation MKIQLLYFSGCPNLELARKNLFEAIEKSKIKHYHIEEIELKTEEEALKYKFPGSPTIRINGVDVDSSYIDNGNYGLVCRLYKVGEKFYSAPTVDMIKEAVEDAKFYEGIKEAGGCC, via the coding sequence ATGAAAATTCAATTGCTTTACTTTTCAGGTTGCCCAAATCTTGAACTTGCGCGAAAGAATTTATTTGAAGCTATAGAAAAGTCAAAGATAAAGCATTATCATATTGAGGAAATTGAGTTAAAAACGGAAGAGGAGGCATTGAAATATAAATTTCCTGGCTCACCGACGATAAGAATAAATGGTGTGGATGTTGATTCATCTTATATTGATAATGGGAATTATGGGCTTGTGTGTCGGCTATATAAAGTTGGTGAGAAGTTTTACAGCGCGCCAACCGTTGACATGATAAAGGAAGCAGTTGAAGATGCTAAATTTTATGAAGGAATAAAAGAAGCTGGTGGATGTTGTTGA
- a CDS encoding ATP-binding protein: MKIFKSLAFKLFILIFFLVLGITIVFSTLIIEWQTRQYLEISKEYAVKMSDLIKRSTHYSMLRNHREDIYQIIKMLGQQPGIEVIRIYNKRGEITFSTIPDEVGKVIPVESEACNICHYDGKISIPAEASQLTRIFNAPDGHKILGAINPIKNEESCYNASCHAHTKEQTILGVFDVMISLKDLHRNTKRLAQIQYTSGIIMFFTISIFVLIFIWKFVNVPLKKLTYGTTEIMNGNLDFKLDLNSNDEIGLLAKSFNEMTQKLKQAHEELLSWAKTLEQKVNEKTAELQRAHAYMLQIEKMASLGKLSATVAHELNNPLEGILTYAKLLKRKLENGKIGESEKEEILNELSIIIDETARCGNIVKNLLLFSKQKVGEFKNEDICHIVKRSIALISHHLQMNNIKLEIDLPENPLFIFCDSQQIEQMLLAMEINSIEAMPNGGTLGIKVKEINDNEIQIKIIDTGVGIPDEILPHIFEPFFTTKKEGKGTGLGLAVVYGIVERHGGKITVESKVNHGTTFTITLPKKSNISHDTEIQYFNR; this comes from the coding sequence ATGAAAATCTTCAAGAGCCTTGCGTTCAAGCTTTTTATTCTTATCTTCTTCCTCGTCCTGGGAATTACTATTGTTTTTTCAACCTTGATTATAGAATGGCAAACGAGGCAATATTTAGAAATATCAAAGGAATACGCCGTAAAAATGAGCGATCTGATAAAGCGTTCAACACACTATAGCATGTTGCGCAATCACAGGGAAGATATTTACCAAATAATAAAAATGCTCGGACAGCAACCTGGAATTGAAGTAATAAGAATATACAATAAAAGAGGCGAAATAACATTTTCAACCATACCTGATGAAGTTGGAAAAGTTATACCTGTTGAAAGCGAAGCTTGCAACATATGCCACTACGATGGAAAAATAAGCATCCCAGCGGAAGCATCTCAATTGACCCGTATATTTAATGCACCAGATGGGCATAAAATACTTGGAGCGATAAATCCGATAAAAAACGAGGAATCATGCTATAACGCCAGCTGCCATGCACATACAAAGGAACAAACGATCCTCGGTGTTTTTGATGTGATGATTTCGCTTAAGGATCTTCACAGAAATACGAAACGATTGGCACAGATTCAATATACAAGCGGAATCATAATGTTTTTCACGATCTCAATTTTCGTGCTTATCTTCATTTGGAAATTCGTGAATGTCCCACTGAAAAAATTAACATATGGGACAACCGAGATAATGAACGGAAATCTTGATTTTAAACTTGATCTTAACTCCAACGATGAGATTGGTTTACTTGCTAAATCCTTCAATGAAATGACTCAAAAACTCAAACAAGCTCACGAAGAACTCTTAAGCTGGGCTAAAACACTTGAGCAAAAAGTAAACGAAAAAACCGCCGAACTCCAAAGAGCTCATGCATATATGCTACAAATTGAGAAAATGGCTTCGCTTGGGAAACTTTCTGCAACAGTTGCGCACGAGCTTAACAATCCACTTGAAGGAATCCTTACCTATGCGAAACTTTTAAAAAGAAAACTTGAAAACGGCAAAATTGGCGAAAGCGAAAAAGAAGAAATTTTGAATGAACTTTCAATAATAATTGATGAAACAGCAAGATGCGGTAACATAGTCAAAAATCTGCTTTTGTTCTCAAAACAAAAAGTAGGTGAATTTAAAAACGAAGATATTTGTCATATAGTAAAAAGAAGCATAGCTTTGATATCTCACCATTTGCAAATGAACAATATAAAACTTGAGATTGATCTTCCTGAGAATCCACTTTTCATTTTCTGCGATTCCCAACAAATTGAACAAATGCTCCTTGCGATGGAGATAAACTCAATTGAAGCGATGCCAAACGGCGGAACTCTCGGGATAAAAGTTAAAGAAATTAACGATAATGAAATTCAAATCAAGATAATTGATACTGGCGTTGGAATACCTGATGAAATTTTACCACATATATTTGAACCATTTTTCACAACGAAAAAAGAAGGTAAAGGAACAGGACTTGGACTTGCAGTCGTGTATGGAATAGTTGAAAGACATGGCGGGAAAATAACCGTTGAATCAAAGGTAAATCATGGAACAACATTTACAATAACATTACCAAAAAAGTCAAACATAAGCCATGACACAGAAATTCAGTATTTTAATCGTTGA
- a CDS encoding YwiC-like family protein: MVIFPKEHGSWAILLIPFLIGAKVGGKFDIKTILFLVSVLSIFLSYQPALMLAKSRLKISSENVKDAMSSFLIFIPFAVISSLILIFYFNLYGLLIFGGIGVVAFLIQLYLAKLNLDKTYGGQIFATGVLVLTAPSAYYVGVGRFDPLMFHLYFLCLMFFGSGIIYVRMKISALATKKEKFTFGEKIFIGRYNLAYHLAILFLIIVLFIRGSIGWLTFAGFLPVIIHSIMGTFMLERKVIFKRLGWIETIYSILFAIVIIIEFG, from the coding sequence ATGGTTATATTTCCAAAAGAACATGGTTCTTGGGCTATTTTGCTTATACCGTTTTTAATAGGTGCAAAAGTTGGAGGTAAGTTTGATATAAAAACAATTCTCTTTCTTGTCTCTGTTCTTTCTATTTTTCTTTCTTATCAACCAGCGTTGATGCTTGCTAAGTCAAGATTGAAAATTTCCTCCGAAAATGTTAAGGATGCTATGAGTTCATTTTTGATTTTTATACCTTTTGCTGTGATATCGTCGCTTATTTTGATTTTTTATTTCAATCTTTACGGTTTGCTTATCTTCGGTGGGATCGGTGTAGTGGCTTTTTTAATTCAGCTATATCTTGCTAAATTAAATCTTGACAAAACATATGGGGGACAGATTTTCGCAACAGGTGTTCTTGTTCTAACAGCGCCTTCGGCTTACTATGTTGGTGTTGGTCGGTTTGATCCCTTGATGTTTCATCTTTACTTTTTATGTTTAATGTTCTTTGGAAGCGGAATTATTTATGTGAGAATGAAAATATCTGCACTTGCAACAAAGAAGGAAAAATTTACATTTGGCGAGAAAATTTTCATAGGGCGATATAACCTTGCTTATCATCTTGCGATTTTATTTCTTATTATTGTGCTTTTCATTCGTGGTTCAATAGGTTGGTTGACATTTGCTGGATTTCTACCTGTGATAATCCATTCAATCATGGGGACATTTATGTTGGAGCGTAAGGTGATTTTCAAGCGACTTGGATGGATTGAGACAATTTATTCAATTTTATTTGCCATCGTGATAATCATTGAATTTGGATGA
- the idi gene encoding isopentenyl-diphosphate Delta-isomerase, with amino-acid sequence MGKEYVVVVDKFNRKLKIMEKLKAHKEGVLHRAFSIFIFDKNGNLILQQRAENKYHSPLLWSNTCCGHPRPGESFKTAAKRRLLEELGIKCEINKFGIIKYKLNVGDLIEHEYNTLFYGFYDGPIKPDLTEVANVKHEKLDFLFSDIKQNPNLYTPWFRLILEEYSEKLIGIIQKLNR; translated from the coding sequence ATGGGCAAAGAATATGTTGTTGTGGTTGATAAATTTAATCGTAAGCTCAAAATAATGGAAAAACTAAAAGCACACAAAGAAGGTGTGCTTCATCGCGCTTTTTCAATTTTTATTTTTGATAAAAACGGCAATCTAATTTTACAACAAAGAGCGGAAAACAAATATCATTCACCCCTTCTGTGGAGCAATACCTGTTGTGGGCATCCAAGACCCGGCGAAAGCTTCAAAACCGCAGCAAAGAGAAGATTATTAGAGGAACTCGGAATAAAATGCGAAATCAACAAATTTGGAATAATCAAATATAAACTAAATGTTGGTGATTTAATTGAACATGAGTATAACACGCTTTTCTACGGATTTTACGATGGACCGATAAAACCAGATTTAACTGAAGTTGCAAATGTAAAACATGAAAAACTTGATTTTCTTTTCTCTGATATAAAACAAAATCCAAACTTATACACACCTTGGTTTCGCTTGATCCTTGAAGAATATTCAGAAAAACTTATCGGAATCATTCAAAAATTAAACCGATAA
- a CDS encoding Ig-like domain-containing protein encodes MQIPPSGGPPDTEPPKIIKTYPQNGALNFRDNHIEVEFNEYVDKRSVQEAIYISPYITGEVQYKWSGRKLRINFPGKLKDNTTYVVTFGTEIRDLNAGNKMKESFTLAFSTGSEIDSGSIEGKIFAQKENFMVFAYRINDINPDTLTPIRTKPDYVTQAGKDGTFRFQFIKFGKYRLFAINDKIKNLLYDPSEDEYGLFWEDIEISKQRPVASNILFKTTIEDTSQPFISSSNVVDNLHILLKFSEKINPEKAIIKVLKNNQETLSLIPQIYPDSTKLILILQEQINTTNKYNLLISGIKDLSGNEISLYTIEISNNLPPDTTPPSLIFSSPSQNENDVTLKPEIKLFYDDIINNTPDVKLIDSSGNETKIKIEKNLNKLTIYPENQLKSNELYTLIVSNLRDISNNIQKDTLKVVFRTVDPLIFGGIEGSVACEDTVSQIIIIATETSRKKNFTTKAKCNSKFTIDQIPQGKYLIEAFIDSNGNGKYDYGKVFPFLPPEKFTTYQDTVKVRARWTTENINIKF; translated from the coding sequence GTGCAAATTCCACCCTCTGGCGGTCCACCAGATACAGAACCACCAAAGATAATTAAGACTTATCCACAGAATGGCGCTCTTAATTTCAGAGACAATCACATTGAAGTTGAATTTAACGAATATGTTGACAAACGCTCCGTTCAAGAAGCGATTTATATATCCCCTTACATCACTGGTGAAGTTCAATATAAATGGTCTGGAAGAAAATTAAGGATCAATTTCCCCGGAAAACTTAAAGATAACACAACTTATGTTGTAACTTTCGGAACTGAGATTAGAGATTTAAATGCTGGAAACAAAATGAAAGAATCTTTCACACTTGCGTTTTCAACTGGTTCGGAAATTGATTCAGGATCAATTGAAGGCAAAATCTTCGCACAGAAGGAAAATTTTATGGTCTTCGCATATCGGATTAACGATATAAATCCAGACACACTTACGCCAATTCGCACAAAGCCAGATTATGTAACTCAAGCAGGAAAAGATGGGACTTTCAGATTTCAATTTATAAAATTTGGAAAATATAGATTATTTGCAATAAACGATAAAATAAAAAATCTACTCTATGATCCAAGCGAAGATGAATACGGTCTTTTCTGGGAAGATATTGAAATCAGTAAGCAAAGACCAGTTGCTTCAAACATACTTTTCAAGACAACGATTGAAGACACAAGTCAACCCTTTATTTCATCGTCAAATGTAGTTGACAATCTTCATATACTTTTGAAATTTTCGGAAAAAATTAATCCAGAAAAAGCAATAATAAAAGTTCTAAAAAATAATCAAGAAACGCTTTCACTAATACCGCAGATTTACCCTGATAGCACAAAATTGATCTTAATTTTGCAAGAACAGATTAACACAACAAACAAATACAATCTTTTGATATCAGGAATCAAAGATCTTTCAGGGAATGAAATCAGTTTATACACGATTGAAATTTCAAATAACCTCCCTCCAGATACAACCCCACCATCTTTGATTTTTTCATCACCATCACAAAACGAAAACGATGTAACTCTTAAGCCAGAAATAAAACTATTCTACGATGACATTATAAACAACACACCTGATGTTAAACTTATTGACTCATCAGGAAACGAAACCAAAATTAAAATTGAAAAAAATTTAAACAAGCTCACGATTTATCCTGAAAACCAGCTAAAATCCAATGAGCTTTACACACTCATCGTTTCAAATCTTCGCGATATTAGTAACAATATTCAAAAAGATACATTAAAAGTGGTTTTTAGAACGGTTGATCCATTAATCTTCGGTGGAATAGAAGGAAGCGTAGCTTGCGAAGATACTGTTTCACAAATTATAATCATTGCAACGGAAACCTCAAGGAAAAAAAATTTTACTACAAAAGCAAAATGTAACTCAAAATTCACAATTGATCAGATTCCCCAAGGTAAATATCTAATTGAGGCATTTATTGATTCAAATGGGAACGGTAAGTATGACTATGGAAAAGTTTTCCCGTTTCTACCTCCTGAAAAATTTACAACTTACCAAGACACCGTAAAAGTCAGAGCAAGATGGACAACTGAAAATATAAACATAAAATTTTAA
- a CDS encoding 4Fe-4S dicluster domain-containing protein: MKYGILIDITRCIGCYACEEACAQRWGNPITEAHKLSSIQNTAVIDYNGVYVSRLCMHCEKPTCASACPVGAFQKTSLGPVIYDPSKCLGCRYCMQACPFDIPKYQWDKLNPKVTKCDMCYERIKAGNVPACVEACPAEARTFGKRDELIEEAKRRINENPETYYPHIFGLKEAGGTSVLYLADRPMQKLGFKANLPEVPLSLFTEQIMSKIPGYIFWGGTLLFGIWWITKRRDEVQRLQRKLKEMEENNKKENGK, from the coding sequence ATGAAATACGGAATTTTAATTGACATAACCAGATGCATAGGCTGTTATGCTTGTGAAGAAGCATGTGCTCAAAGATGGGGTAACCCTATCACAGAAGCTCATAAGCTTTCATCAATTCAAAACACCGCTGTCATAGATTACAATGGGGTTTATGTATCACGACTCTGCATGCATTGTGAAAAACCAACCTGTGCTTCTGCTTGCCCAGTTGGAGCATTTCAAAAAACCAGCCTTGGTCCAGTTATATACGATCCATCAAAGTGCCTCGGTTGCAGATATTGTATGCAAGCTTGCCCATTTGATATACCAAAGTATCAATGGGACAAGCTAAATCCAAAAGTCACAAAATGTGATATGTGTTATGAAAGAATAAAAGCTGGCAATGTCCCGGCTTGTGTTGAAGCTTGTCCAGCCGAAGCAAGAACCTTTGGGAAAAGAGATGAACTAATTGAAGAAGCAAAAAGAAGAATCAATGAAAATCCAGAAACATATTATCCGCACATCTTTGGACTGAAAGAAGCTGGAGGAACTTCAGTGCTTTACCTAGCTGATAGACCTATGCAGAAACTTGGCTTCAAAGCTAACCTTCCAGAAGTTCCGCTTTCTCTATTTACAGAACAAATTATGTCAAAGATCCCGGGTTACATTTTCTGGGGCGGAACATTATTATTCGGAATCTGGTGGATAACAAAGCGTAGAGATGAAGTCCAACGACTTCAAAGAAAACTTAAAGAAATGGAAGAAAACAACAAAAAGGAGAACGGAAAATGA